In Myxocyprinus asiaticus isolate MX2 ecotype Aquarium Trade chromosome 3, UBuf_Myxa_2, whole genome shotgun sequence, the following proteins share a genomic window:
- the LOC127417361 gene encoding ankyrin repeat family A protein 2-like encodes MASEEMEGLCPLPEVTGIKMEPPVSVGSAEDANSQNTMGIKFILPNRFDMNVCSRFVKSLNEEDSKNIQDQVNSDLEVASVLFKAECNIQTSSSPGIQVRHVYTPSTTKHFSPIKQSTTLTNKHRGNEVSSTPLLVHSLSIHQLAAQGEMVFLASRIEQESVINLQDEEGFTPLMWAAAHGQIAVVEFLLQSGADPHLLAKGRESALSLACSKGYTDIVRMLIDCGVDVNEYDWNGGAPLLYAVHGNHIRCVEILLESGADPTMESDSGFNAMDMAVAMGHRNVQQVLEAHLLKLLQGIKE; translated from the exons ATGGCATCGGAGGAGATGGAAGGCTTGTGCCCTTTGCCAGAGGTAACGGGCATCAAGATGGAGCCACCAGTCAGCGTGGGCTCAGCAGAGGATGCCAATTCACAGAACACCATGGGCATAAAGTTTATTTTACCTAATCGCTTTGACATGAATGTGTGCTCGCGCTTTGTGAAGTCATTAAACGAAGAAGACAGTAAAAACATCCAGGATCAGGTGAACTCTGATTTGGAGGTAGCCTCTGTGTTATTTAAAG CAGAGTGCAATATCCAGACATCTTCCTCACCTGGTATTCAGGTAAGGCATGTGTACACACCATCGACCACCAAACATTTCTCTCCAATAAAACAGTCCACCACACTCACCAACAAACACCGTGGCAATGAGGTCTCATCCACACCGTTGCTTGTTCACT cACTGTCTATTCACCAGTTGGCAGCACAAGGAGAGATGGTGTTCTTAGCAAGTCGAATAGAACAAG AGTCAGTGATAAACCTGCAGGATGAAGAGGGATTCACCCCATTGATGTGGGCTGCAGCTCATGGCCAGATTGCCGTGGTGGAGTTCCTGTTACAGAGT GGTGCAGATCCTCATCTTTTGGCCAAGGGGAGAGAGAGTGCTTTGTCACTGGCCTGCAGTAAAGGGTACACGGATATTGTTAGAATGCTTATCGACTGTGGAGTTGACGTCAATGAATATGACTGG AATGGTGGAGCTCCATTACTCTATGCAGTACATGGCAATCATATTCGCTGTGTGGAAATCCTCTTAG aGAGTGGAGCTGACCCAACCATGGAATCTGATTCTGGTTTCAATGCTATGGACATGGCTGTGGCAATGGGCCATAGAAATG TCCAACAGGTCTTGGAGGCTCATCTCCTGAAGCTTCTACAAGGTATCAAAGAATAA